A genomic region of Anopheles coustani chromosome 3, idAnoCousDA_361_x.2, whole genome shotgun sequence contains the following coding sequences:
- the LOC131261406 gene encoding 1,5-anhydro-D-fructose reductase-like, with protein MSKQVHTVRLNNGYDLPILGYGTYLAQEGQCVQLVKKAIDAGYRHIDTAYVYQNEVEIGQAIRDKIAEGVIRREDLFVTTKLGNTFHDPQHVEEAFRRSFEMLNIGYIDLYLMHTPMGLQFTGFEYGDMDPKDAAGNLLHSEVDYVETWKAMEKLVASGKVRSIGLSNFNSEQIKRILEVATIKPVNNQVEVNPGYDQRKLISFCQKHEITVTAYGPMGRPHRTTYGNRNALDDAKVIEIGRKYNKTSGQIILRYLIDIGTIPIPYSTNEERIRQNIDVFDFKLNDQEIEYLASFHSERTIPFLPLKSHKYYPFNIEF; from the exons ATGTCAAAGCAAGTGCATACGGTTCGGTTGAACAACGGATATGATCTACCGATCCTCGGTTACGGAACGTATCTG GCCCAAGAAGGTCAGTGTGTCCAGTTGGTGAAGAAGGCCATCGATGCCGGGTACCGGCACATTGACACCGCATACGTGTATCAAAATGAGGTAGAAATCGGGCAGGCTATTCGGGACAAAATAGCAGAGGGTGTAATCCGCCGAGAGGACTTGTTTGTCACTACCAAGCTGGGGAACACATTCCACGATCCACAGCATGTCGAAGAAGCATTTCGTAGGTCCTTCGAAATGCTCAATATTGGTTACATCGACCTGTACCTGATGCACACACCGATGGGTTTGCAGTTTACTGGATTCGAGTACGGCGACATGGATCCAAAAGATGCCGCTGGAAATTTGCTCCATTCCGAGGTGGACTATGTGGAAACCTGGAAAGCAATGGAGAAGCTCGTAGCCTCCGGGAAGGTGCGGAGCATTGGGCTGTCTAATTTCAACAGTGAGCAAATCAAACGCATTCTCGAGGTGGCCACGATTAAACCGGTCAACAATCAGGTGGAGGTGAACCCTGGTTACGATCAGCGGAAGCTTATTTCCTTCTGCCAGAAGCATGAGATTACCGTGACTGCGTACGGGCCCATGGGTCGACCGCACCGAACAACCTACGGCAATCGGAACGCGCTCGATGATGCGAAGGTGATTGAAATTGGGCGGAAGTATAATAAAACCAGCGGGCAGATTATCTTGCGTTATTTG ATTGATATTGGCACTATTCCGATACCGTATTCAACGAACGAGGAACGTATTCGTCAGAATATTGATGTGTTCGACTTCAAACTGAACGACCAAGAAATTGAGTATCTCGCATCGTTTCACTCGGAGCGTACAATACCATTTCTTCCTCTAAAGTCGCATAAATACTATCCGTTTAATATTGAGTTTTGA
- the LOC131261404 gene encoding 1,5-anhydro-D-fructose reductase isoform X1, whose translation MAPKVPTVRLNNGLEMPVLGLGTYMATEDEGIAAVKMAIDEGYRHIDTAYFYQNESQVGKAVRDKIAEGVIKREDVFIVTKVWNTYHAPEHVEQAFQKSLDNLGLDYIDLYLVHWPTGWKFSGWTPDDFLPMDAEGKTINSDVDYLDTWKAMEKLMKTGKVKSIGVSNFNSEQMTRLLANCTIKPVTNQVECNPGINQRKLIDFCRKHDIVITAYSPLGRPNLTDPVVGTEGIPKHALDDPRVVEIGKRYGKSSGQVVLRYLIELGTIPIPKSSRLERIRQNIDLFDFKLTPEEIKVMDGFNTGGRTVPFNFSREHKYFPFNLEY comes from the exons ATGGCACCGAAAGTACCCACCGTTCGGCTAAATAACGGCCTCGAGATGCCCGTGCTAGGGCTTGGCACGTACATG GCCACCGAAGATGAAGGGATTGCAGCGGTGAAGATGGCGATTGATGAAGGTTATCGGCACATCGATACGGCTTATTTCTACCAGAACGAAAGTCAGGTGGGCAAAGCCGTCCGGGATAAAATCGCTGAGGGTGTCATCAAGCGGGAGGATGTTTTCATCGTCACGAAG GTATGGAACACCTACCATGCTCCGGAACACGTAGAGCAGGCATTCCAGAAATCGCTCGACAACCTCGGTCTGGATTACATCGATCTGTACCTTGTGCATTGGCCGACGGGTTGGAAGTTTTCCGGCTGGACACCGGACGATTTCCTGCCCATGGATGCCGAGGGTAAAACGATCAACTCGGACGTGGATTATCTCGACACCTGGAAAGCGATGGAAAAGCTGATGAAAACGGGCAAAGTAAAGAGCATCGGTGTGTCGAACTTTAACAGCGAGCAGATGACCCGCCTGCTGGCCAACTGTACGATCAAACCGGTGACCAATCAGGTCGAGTGTAACCCGGGCATCAATCAGCGGAAGTTGATCGATTTCTGCCGCAAGCATGACATCGTCATAACGGCCTACAGTCCACTGGGACGGCCGAACCTGACCGACCCGGTAGTGGGTACGGAAGGCATTCCGAAGCACGCCCTCGATGATCCGCGCGTGGTGGAGATCGGAAAAAGGTACGGCAAAAGTTCGGGTCAGGTGGTGCTGCGTTATCTGATCGAGCTGGGTACGATTCCGATCCCGAAATCATCCCGTCTCGAGCGTATCCGGCAGAATATCGACTTGTTTGACTTTAAGTTGACCCCGGAGGAAATCAAAGTGATGGACGGATTCAATACCGGAGGCCGGACGGTACCGTTTAACTTTAGTCGCGAACATAAGTACTTCCCGTTCAACCTGGAGTACTGA
- the LOC131261404 gene encoding 1,5-anhydro-D-fructose reductase isoform X2: MAPKVPTVRLNNGLEMPVLGLGTYMVRSTGNKASVKMAIDEGYRHIDTAYFYQNESQVGKAVRDKIAEGVIKREDVFIVTKVWNTYHAPEHVEQAFQKSLDNLGLDYIDLYLVHWPTGWKFSGWTPDDFLPMDAEGKTINSDVDYLDTWKAMEKLMKTGKVKSIGVSNFNSEQMTRLLANCTIKPVTNQVECNPGINQRKLIDFCRKHDIVITAYSPLGRPNLTDPVVGTEGIPKHALDDPRVVEIGKRYGKSSGQVVLRYLIELGTIPIPKSSRLERIRQNIDLFDFKLTPEEIKVMDGFNTGGRTVPFNFSREHKYFPFNLEY; the protein is encoded by the exons ATGGCACCGAAAGTACCCACCGTTCGGCTAAATAACGGCCTCGAGATGCCCGTGCTAGGGCTTGGCACGTACATGGTAAGAAGCACGGGCAACAAGGCGT CGGTGAAGATGGCGATTGATGAAGGTTATCGGCACATCGATACGGCTTATTTCTACCAGAACGAAAGTCAGGTGGGCAAAGCCGTCCGGGATAAAATCGCTGAGGGTGTCATCAAGCGGGAGGATGTTTTCATCGTCACGAAG GTATGGAACACCTACCATGCTCCGGAACACGTAGAGCAGGCATTCCAGAAATCGCTCGACAACCTCGGTCTGGATTACATCGATCTGTACCTTGTGCATTGGCCGACGGGTTGGAAGTTTTCCGGCTGGACACCGGACGATTTCCTGCCCATGGATGCCGAGGGTAAAACGATCAACTCGGACGTGGATTATCTCGACACCTGGAAAGCGATGGAAAAGCTGATGAAAACGGGCAAAGTAAAGAGCATCGGTGTGTCGAACTTTAACAGCGAGCAGATGACCCGCCTGCTGGCCAACTGTACGATCAAACCGGTGACCAATCAGGTCGAGTGTAACCCGGGCATCAATCAGCGGAAGTTGATCGATTTCTGCCGCAAGCATGACATCGTCATAACGGCCTACAGTCCACTGGGACGGCCGAACCTGACCGACCCGGTAGTGGGTACGGAAGGCATTCCGAAGCACGCCCTCGATGATCCGCGCGTGGTGGAGATCGGAAAAAGGTACGGCAAAAGTTCGGGTCAGGTGGTGCTGCGTTATCTGATCGAGCTGGGTACGATTCCGATCCCGAAATCATCCCGTCTCGAGCGTATCCGGCAGAATATCGACTTGTTTGACTTTAAGTTGACCCCGGAGGAAATCAAAGTGATGGACGGATTCAATACCGGAGGCCGGACGGTACCGTTTAACTTTAGTCGCGAACATAAGTACTTCCCGTTCAACCTGGAGTACTGA